The Methanomassiliicoccus luminyensis B10 sequence CTGCACCGCCCTGGACATGGACTCGGTGAAGATGGATCCGTCGGAGGGCGACATCCTCAAGAAGTACGCCCACGAGATCTCGCGGATGAGCTTGATGCACATTCCCGAGGGAGCGAAGACCATCGAGGACTTCAGCCGCCAGGACCAGGAGACCATCCGCCGGCTGGACGCCATCTTCTGGGAGGAGCTCACCGATATGTCCACCTACCAGTTCGTGCTGGAGGTGAACCCCGTGGGAGGGGAGGAGAAGGCCTCGGCGGTCCTGGACATAAGGAGGCGCACGGGCATCGGCCTCGAGGACACCATGTACGTCGGGGATTCGATCACCGACGTACAGGCGTTCCAGCTGGTGCGCGAGGGCGGCGGGCTGTCGGTGTCGTTCAACGGCAACGAGTACGCACTGAGGGAGGCGGAGGTCGCGGTCATATCCGACAACACCGTGGTCACCTCGGTGCTGGCCGAGACGTTCCACAAGGCCGGCATGGAGGGGATCAACAACCTCGTGGACGACTGGAGCATGAGCAGCCTCAAGCGCGCCGGCGTGGCCAACGAGTACCTTTTGAAGGAGTTCGAGAAGGTGTTCCCGCACAACCTGCCCACGGTGGCGCGGGTCACCCCGAAGAACATGAAAAGTTTGGTCCGCCAGAGCATGGCGCTCCGGCGCTCGGTGAGGGGCGAGGTCGTGGGCACCCTGGGCTGATCAGGACGCATCCTCCACGGCCTTCCCCATCACCTCGGCCAGCTTGTTCCATTCGTCTTCCCTGACCTCCGGGAACACGAAGCTGGCGCAGCTCCCGCACTTGCCAAGCTCGCGGCCCACCACGTCGTCGAGGACCACGGACACTCTTGGCCCCATCCCGGCCCGTTTCATCAGGATCTCGGAGCACTTGTTTCGGCAGCCGTTCACCGCCACGGTGTGCGCGGCCTCCACTCCGCTCATCTCCAGGATGATCGGCGACGCCGCCACCGTGCACGCCGAGAACTGCAGGGTGCGGTCGAAGTACTTCTTGGAGTACTTCTCCACCGCCTTCTCGATTATCGCGGCCCTCTCCCCGTTGGCGCCGCATACGACGACCGCGACCCTCACGGCCCCACCTCCTTCAGGGCGGCCAGGATGCGCTCCTCCGCATCGGCCACGGCCTTGTCGTCCACCGCCGCAATCTTCTCCATGACCACCAGCTGGGACGGCGAGACGCCGGCCTGCAGCAGCGTCTGCATGCCGCAGCAGGCCTCGCAGCCCTCCACCGCGATGGTCCTGGCGGGGTCAAGGTCCTTCAGCTCCTCGATGTACTTGGAAAGGCCGGCCCCCGCCGGGCAGGGGGTGATGACCAGAATGTCGGCCCTCTCGGAGACTTTGCGCAGGGCCTTTCGCACCATCCGGGCGGACGGGGAGAAGCCGGCGCACATGACCACGTTCACCCCGGTCATGAGCTGGCCTCGAAGAACAGGCGGGGCTTGCCCACCGCTGTGACGGTCAGATTGATCTCGATCAGTACGTTGCCGCCCCAGCCCTTGTCCAGCTTCGCTTCCTTCCGGTGGTTGTCCACCAGGATCTCCACGGTATCGGCGCCGGCGGCGATGGCCTTCTCGCGCACTAGGCGGGCGCCTTCGGTGCGGGCGTAGGAAAGTGCTTCCTCCAGGGTCTCGAACTCCTTCTTCTCCTGCATCCAGTACAGGATGCAGGGCGGGTTGTCCATGGTGCCCAGGCCCCGGTTGGGCTTGATGAGCATCTCCAGGGACTCCATGACGTTGCCGGACACGGCCCCCGCGGCGTTCCCTATCTCGGAGTGCTCCGGCAGCACCAGTTCGGTGTGGAACTTTTCCGCCACCCCCGGGAGGTACGCGCCGACCGGCGCGCCGATGCCGATGATGGGCTTGTTCAGCTCGAGCTTGCAGGCGAAGTCCTTGCGGCCGGTCCCCCGGACCATGTTGTCGACCAGCGAGGTGGCGACGTCGCACATCTTGGCCTCCCCCACCTCCTCATGGATGAGCTTCTTGAGGACCTCCATGGTGATCTTCTCGATGACCGCGGTCTTGGCGACCTGGATGAACTCAGGGACCTCCATCTCCGCGTTGGCCGCCAGGAACTCCACCCCGATCTTGGACGCCTCCGCATCGTACTCGACGTAGGAGCCCTCGGCGTGCAGGATGTCGGTGGGGGTGAGCCCGATACGCAGCACCGATCCCATGGCCTCCAGCTTGCGCAGGTTGAGCGAGAGGGGGTGGACCCTCATGATCTCGGCGATCTCGTACAGGGAGCGCGGCTCGGCCTTGACGATGTCAAGTATCCGCTCCGTTTCCGGCCCGACATCGGTCCCGGACACGTTCTTGCAGAAGACGAAGAACTCGGTGGGCTGGGGAACGGAATCGGGGTCCATGTACGCGGGGACCCACCGGGCCCGGGAACCCTTCAGCGACTGCAGCTTGGACAGCAGGCCGGGATAGGAGGAAGAGGCTATGCACAGCGGTATCACCCTCAGCGCGCTGAGGTGGACCTTGCCCCCGAGGATCACGATGCGGGAGTCGCCCCCGATGCCGGAGGTGAACACGTCCACCGCCTTCACCCTGGTGCGCCAGCCGCCCAGTACCGCTCCCTCGGGGTCCAGGCGGGGCCGGCCCCCTCTGAGTATGCCGATGTCGGTGGTAGTGCCCCCCACGTCCACGATGATGGCGTCGTCCAGCTTGGTCAGCGCCTTCGCTCCTATGATGGAGGCGGCGGGGCCGGATATGATGGTCTCCACCGGCCGCTCCTTCGCCACCGACTCGTCCATGAGGGAGCCGTCGCCCTTGACGATCATGAGAGGGGCGTTGATGCCCAGCCGCTCCTGGACCCTCTTGATGGAAGCGATGAGGTCGGCGATGACCGGTATCAGCCGGGCGTTGAGCACCGCGGTGATGGTGCGCTCGTTGAACCCGAGCGCGGACGACAGCTCATGCCCGCAGACCACCGGGCAAGAGGTCAGGGACTGTATCAGCTGCTTCAAGGCCACCTCATGCTCGGGGTTGCGGACGCTCAGGTAGCTGGACACCGCGAAGGCGTCCACCTTTCCGGACACCTTGAGAATGAACTCCCTGGCGGCGTTGAGGTCCAGCGCCTCCACCATGTTCCCCTGCAGGTTGTGCCCGCCCCTGATCCGCACGCTCTCGTCCACCGGGATGCGGGACTCCACATCATGGCCGGCCACTATGAGGCCGACCCGGCACCCCTTGCCCTCCACCACCGAGTTGGTGGCCAGGGTGGAGGACACCGCCAGCAGGCGGATGTTGGGGAACAGCGAGTGGTCCAGCCGCTCAATGGCGTTCCCGATCCCCTCGGCCAGGTCGCCCCGGGTGGTCAGTGCCTTGGCCTTGCTGAGGACCCTGCCGCCGTTGTCGATGGTAAGGATCGCGGCGTCGGTGTACGTGCCGCCGGTGTCTATCCCCAGTCCCAGGTTCATTGCTCCGTCGATGTCCGCATTCATCAATGCACTCTCCGTTGCTTGCTGCTTGTTGGCTAGTTCAAAAGAATCAGGGTTTCAGCGATGCCTCTTCCTTCCGAGCTGTTCGTTGTACTGGCTCTCGATATTGGACTGGTGCACCGCCACCGACCGCGCCGTGTACTTGTTGTTGCCCACGTGAGGCATCTCGTTGAGGTAGAACTCGTGGTCGCACTTGGCGCACCGGGCCTTAGGACAGTTCTGGGTGGCCATGGGGCACCCCTTGCAGGCCACCGTCCTCGAGTAGGTCAGGGAGAACATGAAGCCGCACTGGGGGCAGCTCACCTTGCGGATGGATGCGAGGGTGTTCCAGCTGAACCCTTTTTCTCGCATCGCCATCGCGTAGGCCGGGTCGATGTGAACGCTCCTGACGCTCCTCCCTTCCTCCTCGTTGCCGCTCATGTCCTCACTTCTTGTGGTGGGCGATGCCCTTCTCGGTCTCGTAATAGTCCTTGATAACGCGATACTCCAGGCCGTGCTGCTTGAACACCTTCTCGATACCCAGCAGGGACTGTTCCCTGACCTCGGGGTCCCAGATGCCGTGAACGATGACGTGCAGGGTCAGCTCGGCGTCCTGGAAGTTGGCGTCCTCCCCGAAATCGTTGGTGACGTTGGACCTCTTGCCGAGGTCTATGAGGCTGGCCGAAAGCGCGCCGTTCTTGGCCTTCAGGAATGCCTTCACATGTCCCACCAGGTCGGCGCCGTGGTCGAAACAGTTCTTGGTGATCTGGTACAGCATCTCGTCGATCACCGCCGCGGCGGCCTCGCGGTGCATCGGCTCGGGCGCGTGCACCGACAGCTGGGTGGCGAACTTTCCAAGCTCGTCGGCCTCGCGGTGCATCGCCAGGTGAATGTCCTCATCCATCTCTCCCATTCTCATCCTCCTCCGTACTGCTGCCGGAGCAGCTCCTTCTCCACCGCCTCATCGTACCTCGACGAGGTCCGGTTGGCTATGATGTCGGCGACCTCCTTTACTCCCTGGCCCTTATGGGTGGAGATGCGCATTATCTCGCACTTGGGGTTGATCTGCTTCACCAGGTCCTCGGACTTCCTGATGCGGCCCTCGTCGGACGCATCCACCTTGTTGATGAGGCAGATGTCCGCCTCCCTGATCTGGGTGACCACCAGGCGGCGGACCGTCCCCAGCAGGGTGTCGATCCTGGTGGAGTCCACCAGGGTGAGGACGGGAGCGTGCTCGATGGTGACCGGCACCTCCTCCTCGGCATACTCCGCGGCCCTCTTCAGACCCCAGGGGATGGCGACCCCGGAAGGCTCCACGATGACGATGTCCGGGTCGAACTTGGAGTACAATAAGGCCAGGGTGTTGGCGAAGTTCCCGGCGATCTCGCAACATATGCAGCCTCCGGACAGTTCCTTGGCCTTGAGCCCGTAGGACTCCACTATCTTGAAGTCCACATTGATCTCGCCGACGTCATTCACGACGATGGCGACCCTCTTTCCCCGGTTGACCAATTCCTTGGCGACCTCGATGAGCAAAGTGGTCTTGCCACTTCCCAAAAAACCTGCGATCTGAGCTATCTTCATTCTGCCACCTGGAGACGTATGCCCTGGACGGTATAATAATAATCGCAACTGGCGTGCGCCGTTCGAACGGCGCGCTGACATGGCGGTGTGATCATGATGTTCAACTTCATGGAAAGGGACCGTGCCCTGGCTATCTCATCCTAGGCCCCGCTCCAGACCCTCATGGGCCCCGCCCGGCGCGGCCTGGAACGGGCTTGCCGGGAAGGGCGGGAAAGGGTTTGGTGGAGCGAGCCTTCTTCCACTCTTTTCATCCTCACTGTACCTGACCGAACTGCTTGGTGGTGTCCACGACCGCCTTGATGTTCTCCATCTTGGTGGAGACGGACGGCGGGACCTCGCAGCCGGAGGCGACGCAGTAGCGGGAGTTGTGCCCCCTCTCCTTCAGCGCCGCGGATACCTCGCTCAGCAGGTTCTTGGTGACCGTCTCGATCTTGTCCTGCTTCCACCTCACGAAGCCCTGGGGGTCGATGTTCCCGGCCAGGAGGGTGTTGTCGGCGTACCCGTTCAGTATGGACTCCTTGGCGGTGGGGCTGCCCGGCACCAGGGGGTAGTAGGCCATGGAGTAGATGGCCGGCTTCCATGCCTTCACCTGGGTGTCCAGGTGCGGCAGGTCAGCGCAGTTGTGGATGCAGAACGCCATGCCCTCCTTGGAGGTCAGCTCGTTCAGGCAACCCGCGTACTTCTTCTGTCCCTCGAACTCCTCGTATTCGGGATCGCCAAGGCATGAGTAGGAGCCCCACAGGTAGTCCCACACCAGGCCGGCGCACTTGGTCTGGGCGAACCCCTTGACCATGGCCTTGTCGTAATCGGTGATGGTGGCCAGGGCCTTGTGCACCGCAGCCCTGGACGAGTCGTTGTCGTACATGTCCTTGAACACGAACTCGGCCCCGCGGGACTGCGTCAGAGCGAGCAGCGGTCCCTCCAGGAAGCCGGCGGTGATGACCTCCTTGCCCAGCGCGTCGACGACCAGCTTGGTCCCCTCAAGGAGGGTGGCGCTGCGGCTCTTGGGGTCGGTAATGTCCGGGACCTCCAGATTCTCGTAGCCCTCCACATCCTTGATGACCGGTTCGTCCACGAAGGGTGTGTTCTGCTCGTCCATGCGGATGTGGCTGCCGAGGTCGCCTGCCATCACCGACAGGTCCATCAGCATGATGGCGAAATCGAAGTCGAAGTACTTCTGGCCAGCGATGAACGCGCTGGCGAACTTCTTGGGGTCGGTCGCCCAGTCATGATAGGTGATCCCCGCCCCGTTGTTGAGCAGCTTCCTGCACACGCCGCAGGCGATTGGGTAGGCGGTCAGGCGGTCCACCGGCTGGTCCTGCAGAGCACCCATCGCACGATCTATGTGACTCATCTTATCGGACATTTCTCATCCCTCCTCACACCACGGCCTTGACCTTGGCCACGGCCTCCTGTGCGTTCACGGCGTGCAGGTCCGCGCCTATCTCCTTGGCGAAATCCATGGAGGTGGGGGCCCCGCCGATGATGATGGTGACGCCCTTGCGGGCGCCCTCCTCGACGAGCGCGTCCACGGACGACTTCATGCTGTCCATGGTCGGGGTCATGAGGGTGCTCATGGCCATTACCTGGGCGTTGCTGCTCTTCACGGCCTCCACGAAGGACTCGGCGGACTGGTCCTTGCCGATGTCGTGGACGTTGAATCCCGCGGCAGTGAACATGGTCTTGACGATGTTCTTTCCGATGTCGTGGACATCGCCCTCCACCACGCCTATGACCATGTTGACCCTCTTGGCAGCCGCCTCCTTAGGCATATGGGGCAGCAGTACGTCAAGCGCCGCGTACATGGAGTCGGCGGCCAGAAGAACCTGGGGCAGGAACATCTGGCGCGCGGCGTACTTCTCGCCGACCACCATCATGCCCCGGATCAGACCGGCATCGATGGCGTCGAGCGCATTGATGCCGCTGTCGATGGCCTCCTGAGCATACTTTCTGGACTCATCCTTCTTACCCCTTAGCACCGCGCTCTCCAGCGCGCTCAAAATCTGCTCCTTGTCGCTCATGTACTCACATTCCCTAACTCGACCTGATTCCCCCGCGGCAACCGGCAAATCATCCGTCGCCTTTTCGAAAAGTCCGGATAATAGGATAATATACTATCTCACGGAAATAGTCCGAAATGATTTGCGTCTATCCGACGTTCACAATTGTTGCTATTTTTTAATTAAGGAAATCATAATTGTTGGCCTTTCATCTTTATTATTGTTAAGAAGTTCTGTAAAATAATTAGAAATTTTATATACTATGTATGTGAATGTAATTAGTCACAATAGTTAAGTCATCCGGTGAAGCGCATCCTCGCGGCCCTTGACGATGTTCCTTGCTCCCCAGCTGTCCTCGCCCTAAGTGATCTTCGCAAGCCCGATGGTCTGCCTGATCTGGTTGACCTCCAGCACCTCATCGTCGCTCACCAGGGCGAAGCCGGCGAAGTCGCCGATTATCTCCACCTTGAGCACCAGGTCCGGAGATTCGAGATCGACCGTTCCGGCATCTATCGGATCGGTCAGCGTCTTGATGAGATCGAGCACCGAACCCTCCTGGTGGTATCGGCGCTTTTCCAGCTCCATCTTCCAGGTCCGGCCCTTCCCGATCCTGGACCCGAACTCCCTGGCCGCGCCGATCATGGCGGGAATGTCGGAGCTGACCCACTCCTCCACGGGGGTCCAGTGATAGGTGTAGCGGAACATCTCCGGGAACCTGAAAGCAAACCCGCGGAGCCGCTTCACCGCCTCCTTGCCATCGCCGGCCACCCGCACCAGCAGCAGGCCGGGAACGCTGGACTCCATGAGGTCCTCGAGGACCAGCCCCGAATCGTTTATGCGCTTGGCCACCTCCTCCTCGGCCCTGGCCTTCTCGTTGTGATGGAACGTCACAAGGATATTGTAGTCCTGCATTTCGGCCCCCGTTCTACTTGGCCAGTCGCACCTATTAATCCTATCGGGCTCCGGAGGCGGAGACGTTCACCGCAGGTCGAAGGCCACGAACCTGTAGACCAGGGCCCCCACCGCGATGACGATCGCCGAGACCGCGACGACCAGCCAGTCGAACTGGGTCAGCAGGAGGAGGGAGGTGACCGCGCCCGCCAAGGCCGCAGGGGCCGCGCTGCGCTTCATCTTGAACCCCTTCCGGATGAACTGCAGCACCGCCAGGTTGACAGCCAGGAACACCAGGAATATGGTGAAGTTGGCGATGTTGGCGGTGAACTCGATGTCCCCGATGAAGCAGAATATTATCGCGCCCACCATGGTCAGGAAGATGGCGAGCCTCGGCGTACCCCTCTCGGGGTGAAGGGTGGCCAGCGCCTTGGGGAGGACCGATTCCACGGACATCCCGTAGGCTATGCGGGAAGTGGCGATCAGTATTATGAGCACGGTGTTGGTGGTGGAGAACAGCGCGATCCCGGTCAGGAGAGCGGCGGACTCGGCGCCCTGGGCCCTCATGGCCACGTCCGCCAGCGGCGACGGGGAGGTGGCCAGCTCGCCGTACGGCATTATGCTGACCACGGATATGGCCGCCAGGATGTAGAGCACGGTGGATATGGCCAGGGACAGGATGAGCGCCCGGGGGATGGTCTTGGTGGGGTCCTTGGTCTCCTCCCCGATCTTCACCAGCCCCTCGAACCCTATGAACGCGAAGAAGATTATGCCCACCGCCCCGATGATGCCGGAGAAGCCGGTGGGCGATTCGAGATAGTCCACGCTCCCGAAGAAGTTCGCTCCCAGCACGATCATTATTACTATGCCGGCCAGCTCGATGAGGGTCATGACGACGGTGAGCGCTATGGACTCCTTGATCCCGCGATAGTTGACCAGGGAGAGCGCCGCTATCAGGGCTGCGGCCGCCAGCTCCCGGGGCACCGGCACCAGCGCGGACAGGTAGCCGCCGAAGCCCAGGGCGACGGCGGAGGCCGATATCAGGCCGGACAGCATGACCAGCCAGCCCACGATGAAGGCGCCGAAGCGCGACTTGAAGGCCTCCTCGACGTACACATACTCGGCGCCGCTCACCGGGAACAGCGCGGAGAGGCGGGCGTAGCTCAGGCCGGTGAAGGCGGCGATCGCGCCGGCGATGGCAAAGGCCAGCCATACCTCGTTCCCGGCGCGCCCGGCGGCGACCCCGATGAGCGCATAGATGCCCGCGCCCACGATGGTGCCCACCCCATAGGCCACCGCCCCGAACAAACCGATCTCGCGCTTGAGCTCGCCGGCCATTGTATCAGCTCTAAATCGGCTCGCTGATATAATAAGGTGGACGCCCCGCGCGGATTTATTAGGCCGGGCCATCCTCTGCATCATCATGGAGGAGGCGGGGCCGACCGCGACGAGCACGTGGTGGCAGAGGGCGGTGTCGAAGGAGGCGGACCGGGAGCGCCTGGGTGCGGGGGAGAGAGGAGGCAACCTGATCGGCGCGGCATTCATTGCCGCGTTCGTCCTGGTGGTGCGCTATCTCCAGGACGGGCTCCTCGACGGGTTCTTCACTTCGGGGTTCGGGGCGGCGGAGCAGGCGGCCTTTTACGGCTCCATGCTTTTCGGGACAGTCCCCAACCTGGCCAGGGCGCTGACGGGAAGGAGGAACATCGGCCGCCTCGTGGAGGTCCTCAGCGCGGCGGTGTCCGTGGCGTCATGGTCCTATCTTCTGACGGTCTTCCCGTTCGACTTTGGCCAGCTGGTAGCTCTTCTGCCCGCCGGCATCCAAGGGTCGTTCGGCGGGGCGGTAAATGGCTTGTTCCGGCTGCTCATCGTGATCGGTATGGTCATCTCCATCCTGGGGGCGGCGTATGCCGTGGTGATGTACTTCTATGTATGGCAGGAGCTGAGGGGGCGCGGCCTCCGCCGTTGAGCGCGGGGACGCATCACACGAGAGCCAGATACACCACGAAGCCCAGCACGATGGACAGGAAGAACATGCCGAAGGTGGATGGTGGAAACGGCCATGATGATATTATTCCGGTTGAGGAGATTTAACCTTGCGCATCATCTACAGCAGTCCGGGCCGCAGGTCGCCTCCTTGCCGGTGAGGGCCGCTTTTATCATCGCCGCGGCGCAGCCGACCCCCGACTCCACGCCGATCGCTCCGGCGGGGCAGTTCATCTGGCAGCCCCCGCACTCCATGCACCTTTCCGGCGCGGCGAGCCTGGCCCTTTTCTCCCCGGCCTCAAAGACCCCGTGGGGGCAGACCTCGGAGCAGCGGCCGCAGTTGACGCACCTTCCAGGCAGGTAGCGCAGAGTGTTCAAGGAGTTCTGGACGATGTCCTCTACGAAGACCATCGGTATTTCCTGACTCTGATGATCCATAGCAACCTCGGGTTCAGATTCTTGATTCATAAATGCAATAATTGATTTTATAGTCAATCATTAAATATCTCGCTTGCCATCAGTACCACCCCATCGAGCTTCCCGCCGAGACCGCCAGCGCAACAACGCCCACTATGGCCATCGCCGCCATCTTGGGGACCCACCGGAAAATCTCCTTCTTGACCCCGGTGCGCGAGGTGTAGGTGGAGCACCCAGTGAAGTTCAGGGCGAAGTAGGCCACCACCGGGGAGACCAGCAGGATCATGGACACGGCGTACAGGACGAGGACCCACCCCGCCTCCCCGCCGGCGGCCACGGACCACAGGGCGAAGGGGACGGCCAGGACGGCCCCGAGAACGAGGCCCTTGGAGGAGAAGTCCCGGGTGGGCAGCCAGGGCAGGAGGATGGGGAAGAGGGCGGTGCCTCCGAGGACCGCGGTTATGGCGATCAGGGCAGGTAACGGGCCTCCGATCAGGAACAGCAGGACCGCCACCACTATCAGGTACGGCGCCGCGGTCTTGATCTCCACCGGGATGAGGACGGCCCGGTCCCTCAGGGGGAACGTGACCCTCCGCATCTCCGGGGTGGCCTTTCCCAACCGCAGGTACTCGGGGATGTCCGCCGCCCTCACCGGACCGAACTCGACCTTGAAGCCGGTGCGCTTTCTGACCTCATGACCCGCTACGCCGGGGGCTCCCAGCTGCGGCAGGATCAGGGTGCGGTGCTCCACCACTCCCGCCAGGCCGGTGTCCTCGATCCTGCGCACCAGCTCCTCGGTGCCGAAGGTCCCCTTGCCCGCGGCGCACCATACATTGACGCCCTTGGTATCCAGGACCAGGATGTACCCGTCGATCCCTTTCAGGGCGGTTCGCAGCGCGTCGAAGCTCAGCGAATAATTGGCCGACACGAACACCGGAGAACCGGCATTGGGGGCCCCGAGGCGGTACAGGCCCGGCTCCACCCGGTGGTCCATGCGGCGGTACCCCAGGCGGGCCTGGAGGTGCTCCCGGCGGTCACGCCCAGTGAGCTCCGAGGTCGTGGTGAAGAGGTCCATCGACGCCGCGCCTCACCTGTCCGTTCCCGCTTCGTCGAGAAGCGGGCCCAGCCTGTCGCGGACGGTCTCCATCAGCATATCGGTCTTGAACAGGTAGATGCAGCACACCTTGCCGTCCCGCTCTCTCGTGACCACGGCGAGCTTGTCCCCTGCCTTGAGGCCGGCCTTGTCCCGTATCTCCTTGGGGAGCACCATCTGCCCCCGCTCGTCCATGCTCATGATCGATTCTACCTTCAGCGACCCCGCCTCGGCGGCGGAGCAGCAATCATCGTTCTTGGCGGCCTTGACCATGATATCTCCTCGCCATGCAAGGGCGGGCCCGCTATATATAAAATTCTGATTTTTCTGATTTCGCTGATGATTCAGCGGAATGGCCGATGCGCCTCCGGGCACGGATGGCACAATAGCATGGATGAACTCGGCGCGGCCGGCCTGCAGGCCCATATTCTGCAATTCCGGGATTTGCCTCGTTCCAAGCTCACGAGGCCCCAATATTTCAGAATAAGCGGCCCCGCCGGGTCCGGGATCTGGGGGAAACATCTTGGGACACCGGGCTCACTCCGAGACCTTTTGCCTATTCATGGATGACGATGTTCTCGCTGCTGACCGCGGTGTGCCCGTTGCCGTTCTTCCGGCCCTCGGCCTTGGCCCGCAGGCATGCGTCCACCAGGGGGCGCAGCTCCGCCGAGGAGAGGTTCACGATACCTTTGGCGAAGGTGCCGATGCGGACCACGTCGCCCTTCTTGAACTTGCCTTCCACCGACAGAATACCGCACGGGAGGAGTGAATTCCCGGAACGCAGCGCCCTCTCCGCGCCCTCGTCCACCTCGATCTTCCCGAGGGGGCAGGCGAATAGTATCCAGCGCTCCTTGTTGGTGTACTGCGACCTCGCGGTGAACAGCGTGCCGATCTCTTCCCCGTCCGCCACCCTGACGATGACGTTCTCGAGCCTTCCGTTGGCGATGACCATGTTGCAGCCTGACTCCATGGCGATCTTGGCCGCATTGATCTTGGTGCGCATTCCCCCGGTGGAGCGCTCGTTCTTCCTACTCCCGGCGATGCGCTCGATGTCCTTGGTGATCTCGTCCACGGTGGGGATGAGCCTGGCGTCCTTGTCCGCCTCGGGGTTGCGGTCGTACAGGCCGTCCACGTCGGTGAGCAGTATCAGCAGGTCGGCGTCCATCTTGCTCGCCACCAGGGCGGAGAGCTTGTCGTTGTCGCCGAAGATGTCCTCTATCTCATCGGTGGCGATGACGTCGTTCTCGTTGACCACGGGGATGGCGCCCAGGCAGAACATCGAATCGATGGCCTTCCTCAGGTTCAGGTAGCGGTCCCGCTTGGAGAACGCCCCATAGGTCAGGAGCACCTGGCCCACGCTCTTGCCGTGGTCCCGGAAGGCGTCCCTCCAGGCCATCATGAGGAGGGCCTGCCCCACCGCGGCGCAGGCCTGCTTCATGGAGATGTCCTTCTGCCGGCCGTCCAGACCCAGCTCGGAGGAGCCGGAGCCGATGGCGCCGGACGTCACGACGATGCTCTGGACGCCTTTCCTCTCCAGCTCCACGACCTGCCTCGCCACGTCCTCGATGTAGGCGCGGTCCACGGTGCCATCGCTCTTGCAGATGGTGTTGGTGCCGATCTTGACCACGACGCGCTTGGCCTTGAGGTCCCTCATGCGATCTTCCCATGGGTGAACTTGCGGGCGTCCTTTCCGCTGTACTCCGCCACCGTCTGACCGGTACCGCGAAGCTTGTACTTGTAAATGACCAGGCCTTCCAGCCCCACCGGCCCGCGGGCGTGGGTCTTGTTGGTCGATATGCCCACCTCCGCGCCGAGGCCG is a genomic window containing:
- a CDS encoding APC family permease — protein: MAGELKREIGLFGAVAYGVGTIVGAGIYALIGVAAGRAGNEVWLAFAIAGAIAAFTGLSYARLSALFPVSGAEYVYVEEAFKSRFGAFIVGWLVMLSGLISASAVALGFGGYLSALVPVPRELAAAALIAALSLVNYRGIKESIALTVVMTLIELAGIVIMIVLGANFFGSVDYLESPTGFSGIIGAVGIIFFAFIGFEGLVKIGEETKDPTKTIPRALILSLAISTVLYILAAISVVSIMPYGELATSPSPLADVAMRAQGAESAALLTGIALFSTTNTVLIILIATSRIAYGMSVESVLPKALATLHPERGTPRLAIFLTMVGAIIFCFIGDIEFTANIANFTIFLVFLAVNLAVLQFIRKGFKMKRSAAPAALAGAVTSLLLLTQFDWLVVAVSAIVIAVGALVYRFVAFDLR
- the hgcB gene encoding mercury methylation ferredoxin HgcB, with protein sequence MVFVEDIVQNSLNTLRYLPGRCVNCGRCSEVCPHGVFEAGEKRARLAAPERCMECGGCQMNCPAGAIGVESGVGCAAAMIKAALTGKEATCGPDCCR
- the hgcA gene encoding mercury methylation corrinoid protein HgcA translates to MDLFTTTSELTGRDRREHLQARLGYRRMDHRVEPGLYRLGAPNAGSPVFVSANYSLSFDALRTALKGIDGYILVLDTKGVNVWCAAGKGTFGTEELVRRIEDTGLAGVVEHRTLILPQLGAPGVAGHEVRKRTGFKVEFGPVRAADIPEYLRLGKATPEMRRVTFPLRDRAVLIPVEIKTAAPYLIVVAVLLFLIGGPLPALIAITAVLGGTALFPILLPWLPTRDFSSKGLVLGAVLAVPFALWSVAAGGEAGWVLVLYAVSMILLVSPVVAYFALNFTGCSTYTSRTGVKKEIFRWVPKMAAMAIVGVVALAVSAGSSMGWY
- the hgcC gene encoding HgcAB-associated protein HgcC; its protein translation is MVKAAKNDDCCSAAEAGSLKVESIMSMDERGQMVLPKEIRDKAGLKAGDKLAVVTRERDGKVCCIYLFKTDMLMETVRDRLGPLLDEAGTDR
- the proB gene encoding glutamate 5-kinase; translated protein: MRDLKAKRVVVKIGTNTICKSDGTVDRAYIEDVARQVVELERKGVQSIVVTSGAIGSGSSELGLDGRQKDISMKQACAAVGQALLMMAWRDAFRDHGKSVGQVLLTYGAFSKRDRYLNLRKAIDSMFCLGAIPVVNENDVIATDEIEDIFGDNDKLSALVASKMDADLLILLTDVDGLYDRNPEADKDARLIPTVDEITKDIERIAGSRKNERSTGGMRTKINAAKIAMESGCNMVIANGRLENVIVRVADGEEIGTLFTARSQYTNKERWILFACPLGKIEVDEGAERALRSGNSLLPCGILSVEGKFKKGDVVRIGTFAKGIVNLSSAELRPLVDACLRAKAEGRKNGNGHTAVSSENIVIHE